GCCGGTGCGTGCCAGTGGTCGGGCGTAGCGATCCACACAGCTTCGACGGACTTGTCGTCCAGCACGCGCCGCAGGTCGGTGACGGCCTCCGGTCTGCGCCCGGTCATTTCCTCGGCCGTTCGCGCCGCCGCGGCCAGGCGCTCCGCGTCGACGTCGCAGACGTAGGCAATCTCGACGTCCTGCTGTTCGCCCAGCTGACGCAAGTGCGAACTGCCCATGCCGCCGGGGCCGATCAGGCCGACGCGAAGTCGATCATTCGGACCTGCCGTCGCGGCTAGTATTGCCTGCGAGGCGGCCGCAATCGCGGCGGATTGCCCGATCGCATGCATGAATTGACGGCGGTTGTTCATGGCTCCGGCCCTGGATTCCACGGCAAAAAGATCAACGACGCGCCGTCATCTAACACGGACGCTCGCTTTACGGCTTGCCATTCCCACTGATCGCATCGAGCTTGTCCTGATGCGGCAAAGTATCCGGCATGACGCGCACGGAGGTGGTGAACTTAAACGGGTGGATGAACCCGCTGTCGTAGACCAGTTCCACGAAATACGCCGTCCAGCCGGCCTCGGGAATCGGCACGCGGGCGACGTATTCGCCGTCCGCGGTCGCGGTCAGTTCCGCGCTAACATAGGCCGGACCGATCGTGTCGAGCCGGAAGTCGCGGGCGTCTGGATTCGTCGCGCGCCAGACGTTGACCTGCTTGGGCTTCTGCTCCGACTTCACGCGAATCGCGCCGTCGTCCTCGAAGGTCCAAGTGAACTCCGGCCGCGGGATGCCCTTGAACACTGCATTGTAGAAGGCGGCGATGCTCTCACGGGCGTCGGACCCGTCGAGCGAGTGCTTCGCGTTCGGCACGTAGCGCAGATGTTTCTCGCCCTGCAACTCGTCGAAGTAGAACTGAGATGAATCGGGGAGAAAGAATTCATCGCCCGCGGCGTTGATGATGTATTTCGGCATCGTCAGTCGATCGCGATAGCTGAACGGGTCTTCGATGGCCAGCAGCTTGGCATATTCCGGCATTTCCTTGCGATCGACGATCTTGTGCTCGACGTAATTGCCGACGGCCGGCGCCCAGAACCCGTAGGCCGCGTAGTGATGATCCATCGACGCCTTGACGTTGACGACGTCGATCACGATCGGCATGATCGCGCTCACGCGCGGGTCGGTGGCGCCGGTCAGCCAAGTGGTCCAACCACGTTTCGATCCGCCAGCCACGACGAAGTGTTGAATGTCATGCTTGCCGCCGGCTTCGCTCAGACAGAAGGCCTGCACGGCGTCCATCGCACGCACGACGCCTTTGACCATCGGCAGCCGCGCGGGCCAGGTTTCGTCGCCGGTCTTGAGGAACTGATCCCAAGTATAGGCGATCAGATCGTCTTCCACGCGGTTCACGCCGTCGTTGTGAAAAATGAGCGGCTGGTTGGGCGTCTGCTTTACTTCCACGGTGACGCTGCCGGTGGCCGCCGCGACCGCTCGCAGGAATCCATCCGCTTCGCGCGGAGCATCGCCGCCATTGCGGCCGCCGCCGATCAACAACAACGCGTGGTCCGTCGTCACCTTATCCGGCACCACGACGACGACCCAGTGCTGCCACTCGGTGCGATTGACATCATCGCTCGTCCGCCAGGTCTGCGAGGTGACGTCGAGCACATGGCTCGTTACGCCATCGCCGGGCGTCGACTGCACCACCTTCCAGCGAAAACTCGCATCCGGCTTCGCCAGGTAGCGGTCCAATGGTCCGTCGTGCGTATTGGGTTCCGCGGCGAACAGACAGGCGGGGGCCAGAAACAGCGCGACCAGCGTCGCAAGAACGACGCGAGCCGGACGAGAAAACGTGCAGATCATGGGGCGAGAACTCCGCGGGCGGGCAATGAAAATGGCCGCCGGCGCGAGGCTGCGCCAGCGGCTTCGAGGATGGCATACAAGGTCAGGAATTGCAAGCTCGGGGTCTAAGCCGAACGGAGGCGACGCCAGGCCAGGCCCAACGAAACCACGCTGCCCAGGCCCAGCAATGCGATGCTGCTCGGCTCCGGCACGACGCGCGAGGCGACGAGCTGGCCCTCAAGGACGATATGCAGGGCGCCGCCTTCACCTGAGTTCCGCAAGATCGGGATCGTCAGCGTTTCGATGTTGCCGGCCGTGGACAACGAGGCCAACAGGGCCGTCGAGTTCGGCGTGGTGTCATCGTCGTCGCCGGAAGCCAACGGCGAGTTGATCGTGAAACTGACCGGCAGGTCCATCCCAGTCGGCACGACGCCGTCTTGCACCGTGCCCGTGGCAATTTCCATCATGATGTTCCGGAACGCGACCGGAACAGCGCCGGCCGCCACGCCATAGTTGTCTTCGCCCGGCAGCGTATTGAGCTGAAACGGACCGGCAGGGTTCACCAGTGCATCAATGATGCTGCCGCCGGAAAATGTCAACACGCCGGCCGTCAGGTCGCCGGTGATCGTGCCTTGATAGTAAGCGATGTCAGCGCC
The DNA window shown above is from Planctomycetia bacterium and carries:
- a CDS encoding PhoPQ-activated pathogenicity-related family protein; the encoded protein is MICTFSRPARVVLATLVALFLAPACLFAAEPNTHDGPLDRYLAKPDASFRWKVVQSTPGDGVTSHVLDVTSQTWRTSDDVNRTEWQHWVVVVVPDKVTTDHALLLIGGGRNGGDAPREADGFLRAVAAATGSVTVEVKQTPNQPLIFHNDGVNRVEDDLIAYTWDQFLKTGDETWPARLPMVKGVVRAMDAVQAFCLSEAGGKHDIQHFVVAGGSKRGWTTWLTGATDPRVSAIMPIVIDVVNVKASMDHHYAAYGFWAPAVGNYVEHKIVDRKEMPEYAKLLAIEDPFSYRDRLTMPKYIINAAGDEFFLPDSSQFYFDELQGEKHLRYVPNAKHSLDGSDARESIAAFYNAVFKGIPRPEFTWTFEDDGAIRVKSEQKPKQVNVWRATNPDARDFRLDTIGPAYVSAELTATADGEYVARVPIPEAGWTAYFVELVYDSGFIHPFKFTTSVRVMPDTLPHQDKLDAISGNGKP
- a CDS encoding PEP-CTERM sorting domain-containing protein, whose product is MKWAVKSFAFLAVCLALTNASRAATVSYTINPDLSFLTMSGEVIGTPVTPQVVGADIAYYQGTITGDLTAGVLTFSGGSIIDALVNPAGPFQLNTLPGEDNYGVAAGAVPVAFRNIMMEIATGTVQDGVVPTGMDLPVSFTINSPLASGDDDDTTPNSTALLASLSTAGNIETLTIPILRNSGEGGALHIVLEGQLVASRVVPEPSSIALLGLGSVVSLGLAWRRLRSA